CGGCGATGTTATCCGCGTCGATCTCAAGGATCGCAGCGCCAACATCCTGATCGACGAGGCCGAGCTTGCGGCGCGGCGGGCGGCGTTGACCTTGCCGGACCTGGTCAACCAGACGCCCTGGCAGGAAATCCATCGCCGTTTCACCGGCCAGCTTGAAACCGGTGCTGTGCTGGAGAATGCCCCGCAATATCAGCGAGTCGCCGAGCGTTTTGGTGTGCCGCGCGACAACCACTGATCTTGACCTTGCCGCCGCCCGGAGCTGGTTCCGGGCGGCGGCAAGCCGATTTGCCTAACGCCAGAGGCGGCGGCCGGTGCCATCCGGCCCGCGGAGTGCGTCGCGCGCCGCCTCGATCGCGCCGGGGTTGCCGACGAGCGAGGGCTTCACCACCTCGAAATAGGGCGAGACATCGAAGTCGCGTGGCACGAAGAGTTGATGATCGCGCACGCGGAGAATTTCGGCGACGCAGATATCGCAATCATGTGCGTGCGAGTCGTTTGGGCCGATCATCGGCAGGATCGGATAAAGTACCGACTGGAAGGCCTGTGCGACGAGTGTCGAGCAGATCGCGCGCGTGGGGTCACCGGCGCCGAAGGCGATGAGGCGGCGGCGCAGATGCACCGGCACCGGCGGGGTCGGGATCATGTAGCGTAGAAGATCGAATACGTTCCGCAGATCGTAGCGGGCGCCGCGGCGGGATAGTGCGAAATCGATCACGCGCTGTCGTTCGCTTTCCGACAGGCCGACCGCGCGGCAGATGCGCAGATGATAATCTCTGAATGCTTCGAGCCCCACCATCCGCACGCCCTCGACCACATCGGCTTCGATAAAGCACGGTTCGGGAGGCGTATCCGGCAGGCGCCGCCGCAGGCCGACATAAAGCGCGACGTGCGACCAGGTGGACTGGGTCAGATACTTGATGGCGATGCTGAACCGGCTGTGACCCTCTACCAGCACCACGTCGGCGGGTTGGAGACAGGCAACAAGCTGGCCGATATCCGTTGCCGGGGCGATGGCGTGGCCGTGCGTGGGAGCGGACAGAAAGCGTGCAAGCCGGGTACCGATCCAGCCGGCAACGCGGTTCATCAGTGGCGCTGACCTTGCGCGCCGTATCGCGCCATGTGCGCTCCTCCCGGTGTCGTATTCCGACGGATTATCCAGAGCAAATCATAAGCCGCAGCGAAGGCTTGAATCAAAGGAAAGAATGACCGGCGGCGTTCAACTTCCGGGGTTTGCCAGTTCTTCGAGAATGGGGCAGTCCGGCCTGTCACTGCCATGGCAGCTTTCAACGAGGCGCCTCAGCTCCGCGCTCATGGAATGTAGCGCCGCTGCTTTCGCCTCGAGTTCGGCGATATGGGCAACGGCGATGGCCTTCACGTCGCGAGAGGGGCGGTTACGGTCGCGCCAGAGCGAAAGCAATGCCCGGATATCGACGATGGCAAAGCCGAGGTCACGGGCGCGGTGAATGAAGCGCAACTCGTGCACCAACCGCTCATCGTAAAAACGGTAATTGTTGGCTTCGCCGCGCAGCGGCGGCGTGATCAGGCCGATCCGTTCGTAATGGCGGATCATCTTGGCCGAAACGCCGCTCCGCGCCGCGGCCTCGCCGATCGTGATCTCCGTCCGGGTCATGCTGCCGCCTCACGCTACATGAGGTCAGCCATGGCTGACCTCATCCTCCGTACGATGCTTCTGACCTACCACCATATAAACCGCGGGCAGCACGAACAACGTGAAAAGTGTGCCTATCGAAAGGCCTGCGGCGATCACCATGCCCATGTTGAACCGGGCGGCCGCGCCGGCGCCGCTGGCGATGATCAGCGGCAGTACGCCCAGCACCATGGCTGCCGTGGTCATCAGGATCGGCCGCAGCCGGATGCCGACCGCGTGCTCGATCGCCTCGCGCTTGGTCATGCCGGCGAGTTGCGCTTCGTTCGCGACCTCGACGATCAGGATGCCGTGCTTGCTGATCAGTCCCATCAGCGTGACCAGACCCACCTCGGTATAGATGTTCAGGCTGAGCCCGAAGCCGAGATAGATAAAGATCAACGCGCCGACGATGGCCATCGGCACCGAAACCAGAATGATGAGCGGATCGCGGAACGAATTGAACAGTGCCGCGAGCGCAAGGAAAATCACGATCACCGCGAAGCCGAATGTCGCGACGAAGCCGCCCTGTTGCTGGATGAACTGACGCATCGGGCCGCCGTAATCCACCTCGTACCCGCTCGGAAGATCCTTCGCCGCGATCTGCTGCAGTACCTTCACCGCCTCGCCGGTGGAGACGCCCGGCGCTGCGACACCCTGGATCGTTGCGGCGTTCAACTGCTGAAAGTGGTTGACGGATTCCGGGATGACCTCATTGCGGATGGTTGCGATCGCGCCAAGCGGGATCGGGACGCCGTTGATGTTGGCGACCGGATAGTCGAGCAACTGTGACACGTTCAGCCGGCTTGCCTGGGTGACCTGCGGGATCACCTTGTAAGAGCGGTTGTCGAGGCTGAAATAATTCACGTAAAGCCCGCCAAGCGCCTGTGCCATCGCGGCGCCAACCTGACTCATGTCGAGCCCGAGAGTGGCCGCCTTGGCACGGTTGATCACGACGGTGGCCTGCGGTTGATCGATCTTCAGGTCGCTTTGCAGGAAGATGAACTTGCCGGTTTTCAGCGCTCCGGCCAGCACTTTCTGCGCCACGCCGTTGAGGGCGCTGAACGGATCGGTCGTCTTGATCACGAACTGCACCGGCAGACCCTGCGAGCCAGGAAGCGGTGGGGGCTGGAATGCGACAATCTGTTGGCCGGCGACACCCTCTGCCGCCTGCTTCTGGATTTCGTTCTGCAATGCAGTTGCCGACTTCGTCCGTTCCGTCCAGGGTTTGAGGACCATGCCGGCGATCGCGAAGGTCGGCGTTTCGAACTGGAAGGTATGGCCGACCGACTTGTGCGACATCATCAGCCGGTTCAACTCCCGGTCCCAGAGCAGCTTCTGCTGGAGGGTGGCGTTCGGCGCCGAGGTCGAGGAGAGGATCACCACGCCCTGGTCTTCCTGCGGCGCGAGTTCGCTCTTCGCCCCGGCGGCGAGGAAATAGATGCTGCCGAGCACGATGGCGCCGAAGACGAGCGTGACCGGCAGGGTGCGCAGACTGCTGCGAAGCATCCGCATGTAGCGCCGATGCACCGTGTTGAAGAGTTTGTCGATGAAGTGAACGAGGCGGGCTTCCCAGTCGGTGCCGTCGCGCGGAATGTGATGCAGCAGGCGGGAGGAGAGCATCGGCGAGAGGGTGAGCGCGATGATCGCCGACACCGTCACCGCCGAGACCAGGGTAAAGGCGAACTCGGTGAACAGGGCGCCGGTCAGACCGGACTGGAAGCCGATCGGCACATAGACCGCGGCGAGAACGACGGTCATCGCAATGATCGGATTGGCGAGTTCGGCGGCGGCGTTGATCGCGGCGTGCAGTTTCGTTTCGCCGTTGTCGAGATGGCGGTTGACGTTCTCGACAACGATGATCGCATCGTCCACCACGAGGCCGATTGCCAGCACGAGGGCCAGCAGCGTCAGCAGATTGATCGAGAAGCCGAGCATCAGCATTGCCGCGAATGTGCCGATCAGCGAAAGCGGGATCGCGATCACGGGGATAAACACCGATCGCGGCGTGCCAAGGAAGGCGAAAACCACGAGCACGACAATCAGTAGAGCCTCGATCAGTGCCGCGACCACCTCATGGATCGAGGCGTTCACGAAGGCCGCCGAGTTGTAGACAATCGCGCCGTCGAGCCCTGCCGGCAACTGCTTCTGGATTTCCGGGAAGCGCTTCTCGACGCCGCTGATTACCGAGAGCAGGTTGGCGGCGGGTGCGACCTGGATGCCGATATAGACACCCGGCTTGCCGTCGAAGGCGACTTCGGCATCATAGCTGTCGGAGCCGAGCTTCACCCGCGCCACATCGCCGAGCCGCACGATTGCGCCACCCGACTGCTTGACGATCAGACGGCGGAACGCGGCGGCGCTGTGCAGCGAGGTCGATGCCGTCAGCGTATCCTGGGTCATCGTGCCCTTGGTGTTGCCAAGCGCGCTGATAAAATCGTTGCCGGCAAGCGCGTCGTAGACATTGGTCGCGGTCAGGCCATAGGCCGCGAGCTTCGCGGGCTCCAGCCAGATCCGCATCGCAAAGTTCTGCGCGCCAAGAATCTCCGCCGTCTGCACTCCCGGCACCGACTGCAACTGCGGCTGCACGACGCGGGTGAGATAGTCCGTGATCTGGTTCGGTGACAGGACGTTGCTCTTGAAGCCGATATACATGGCATCGAGCTGCTGGCCGACCTGCAGCTTGAGCTGGGGTTGCTGTGTGCCCGACGGCAACTGGTTCAAAACCGACTGGATCTGAGCCTGGATCTCGGTCAGCGCCTTGTCCGGATTGTAGTTGAGGATGAGGAAGACCTTGATCGTGCTGGTCGAGGTCTGGCTCTGCGAGGTCATGTAGTCGATGCCGTTGACCTGTGCGATCGCATGTTCGATCGGCGTCGTCACGAAGCCGGCAATGGTGTTCGGGTCGGCGCCCGGATAGGTGGTGGTGATCGTGATCGTCGCGTTCTCTGTCTTCGGATATTCGAGGACAGGAAGCCCGGCGAGCGCGCGCAGACCGAGCACGAGGATCGCGGCGCTGACCACGATCGACAGCACAGGCCGCCGGATGAATAGGGTCGTGAGATTTTTCATGGCGTGCGCTTATTCGTTCGGCACGGAGGGATTGGGCAGGTTCTGCGGCAGGATCTTGTTGTTGATCGCGACAGGTGTGCCGTTTTTCAGCTTCATCTGGCCCGCGACCACGACCTCGTCGCCCGATTTGAGGCCCTTGAGCACGGCGACCTGATCGCCGCGCGTCTGTCCCAGGGTCACGAAAACCTGTTCGGCAGACTTGTGCGTCTTGCTCCGCTTGTCGGGCTTCACGAGAAATACAGTATCGCCGTAAGGATTGTAGGCAATTGCCGTCTTCGGCAAGGTGATTTCGTTTTGCGGCGCGCCGACATCAATGCTGACCCGCGCGAACATGCCGGGTCGGAGTTCCTCATGCGGATTGG
This genomic interval from Acidiphilium multivorum AIU301 contains the following:
- a CDS encoding YiiX/YebB-like N1pC/P60 family cysteine hydrolase, producing the protein MNRVAGWIGTRLARFLSAPTHGHAIAPATDIGQLVACLQPADVVLVEGHSRFSIAIKYLTQSTWSHVALYVGLRRRLPDTPPEPCFIEADVVEGVRMVGLEAFRDYHLRICRAVGLSESERQRVIDFALSRRGARYDLRNVFDLLRYMIPTPPVPVHLRRRLIAFGAGDPTRAICSTLVAQAFQSVLYPILPMIGPNDSHAHDCDICVAEILRVRDHQLFVPRDFDVSPYFEVVKPSLVGNPGAIEAARDALRGPDGTGRRLWR
- the cueR gene encoding Cu(I)-responsive transcriptional regulator, producing MTRTEITIGEAAARSGVSAKMIRHYERIGLITPPLRGEANNYRFYDERLVHELRFIHRARDLGFAIVDIRALLSLWRDRNRPSRDVKAIAVAHIAELEAKAAALHSMSAELRRLVESCHGSDRPDCPILEELANPGS
- a CDS encoding efflux RND transporter permease subunit; protein product: MKNLTTLFIRRPVLSIVVSAAILVLGLRALAGLPVLEYPKTENATITITTTYPGADPNTIAGFVTTPIEHAIAQVNGIDYMTSQSQTSTSTIKVFLILNYNPDKALTEIQAQIQSVLNQLPSGTQQPQLKLQVGQQLDAMYIGFKSNVLSPNQITDYLTRVVQPQLQSVPGVQTAEILGAQNFAMRIWLEPAKLAAYGLTATNVYDALAGNDFISALGNTKGTMTQDTLTASTSLHSAAAFRRLIVKQSGGAIVRLGDVARVKLGSDSYDAEVAFDGKPGVYIGIQVAPAANLLSVISGVEKRFPEIQKQLPAGLDGAIVYNSAAFVNASIHEVVAALIEALLIVVLVVFAFLGTPRSVFIPVIAIPLSLIGTFAAMLMLGFSINLLTLLALVLAIGLVVDDAIIVVENVNRHLDNGETKLHAAINAAAELANPIIAMTVVLAAVYVPIGFQSGLTGALFTEFAFTLVSAVTVSAIIALTLSPMLSSRLLHHIPRDGTDWEARLVHFIDKLFNTVHRRYMRMLRSSLRTLPVTLVFGAIVLGSIYFLAAGAKSELAPQEDQGVVILSSTSAPNATLQQKLLWDRELNRLMMSHKSVGHTFQFETPTFAIAGMVLKPWTERTKSATALQNEIQKQAAEGVAGQQIVAFQPPPLPGSQGLPVQFVIKTTDPFSALNGVAQKVLAGALKTGKFIFLQSDLKIDQPQATVVINRAKAATLGLDMSQVGAAMAQALGGLYVNYFSLDNRSYKVIPQVTQASRLNVSQLLDYPVANINGVPIPLGAIATIRNEVIPESVNHFQQLNAATIQGVAAPGVSTGEAVKVLQQIAAKDLPSGYEVDYGGPMRQFIQQQGGFVATFGFAVIVIFLALAALFNSFRDPLIILVSVPMAIVGALIFIYLGFGLSLNIYTEVGLVTLMGLISKHGILIVEVANEAQLAGMTKREAIEHAVGIRLRPILMTTAAMVLGVLPLIIASGAGAAARFNMGMVIAAGLSIGTLFTLFVLPAVYMVVGQKHRTEDEVSHG